From Salvia splendens isolate huo1 chromosome 16, SspV2, whole genome shotgun sequence, a single genomic window includes:
- the LOC121769861 gene encoding thaumatin-like protein 1: MAPLTFLASLSLALSLLIASSHAATVDVTNRCSYPVWAAAAWPSSPPLGRRLDNGQSWQVNVPPGTVQARVWGRTNCNGGRCETGDCNNGAIECTGYGQAPNTLAEFALNQPNNLDFVDISLVDGFNIPMEFSPVNAGACRNLRCTANINGECPAELRAPGGCNNPCTVYNQNQYCCTDGPGSCGPTPLSRFFKERCPDAYSYPQDDPTSLFTCPAGTNYKVIFCP, encoded by the coding sequence ATGGCTCCCTTGACCTTCCTAGCTTCCCTCAGCCTGGCTCTAAGCCTCCTGATCGCCTCCTCCCACGCCGCCACCGTCGACGTCACCAACCGCTGCAGCTACCCCGTgtgggcggcggcggcgtggcCGTCGTCCCCGCCCCTGGGGCGGCGCCTGGACAACGGGCAGTCGTGGCAGGTGAACGTCCCGCCAGGAACCGTCCAGGCCCGCGTGTGGGGGCGCACGAACTGCAATGGGGGGCGGTGCGAGACGGGCGACTGCAACAACGGCGCCATCGAGTGCACCGGGTACGGGCAGGCCCCCAACACGCTGGCCGAGTTCGCCCTCAACCAGCCCAACAACCTCGACTTCGTCGACATCTCGCTCGTCGACGGCTTCAACATCCCCATGGAGTTCAGCCCCGTGAACGCCGGCGCCTGCAGGAACCTGCGCTGCACCGCCAACATCAACGGTGAGTGCCCGGCCGAGCTCAGGGCCCCGGGCGGGTGTAACAACCCTTGCACCGTGTATAATCAGAACCAGTACTGCTGTACGGATGGGCCCGGGAGCTGCGGACCCACGCCGTTGTCCAGGTTTTTTAAGGAGAGGTGCCCGGATGCGTATAGCTACCCGCAGGATGATCCCACTAGTCTCTTCACCTGCCCGGCTGGCACTAACTATAAGGTTATCTTCTGCCcctga
- the LOC121770227 gene encoding zinc finger MYM-type protein 1-like: MVFKKEVFKMLGLQNFHDKGCRYAEDAFTKTGFNNWKNALEKFNQHVGAANSCHNNARIQFEAFQDQRHSLPFRGHDESTSSSNLGNFLELLQLLGQHNVDVSKVLGTNAPANNQMTSPRIQKELANACASEVTLAIVKDIRDRVFTILVDEARDVSLKEQMGVVLRYVNSEGYHNLSLSRVRGQGYDGASNMRGEFNGLKSLILQENPYAMYIHCFSHQLQLIIVAITKGVRVTKDSFNYISMIVNMVGASCKRKDQLRKLQHERLVAQLNDEEVTSGRGQNQESTLVRPGDTRWGSHYSTLLRLCSMLPVVEKELEIVRDDATILDNRSTT; the protein is encoded by the exons ATGGTATTCAAGAAAGAAGTTTTCAAGATGCTTGGTTTACAAAATTTCCATG ATAAAGGATGTCGATATGCAGAAGATGCTTTTACAAAGACAGGCTTTAACAATTGGAAAAATGCACTAGAAAAATTCAATCAACATGTTGGGGCTGCAAATAGTTGTCACAATAATGCTCGAATTCAGTTTGAAGCTTTTCAAGATCAAAGGCACA GTTTGCCTTTTCGTGGACACGATGAATCAACTAGTTCTTCAAATCTAGGTAATTTTCTTGAGTTACTTCAATTGCTTGGTCAACATAATGTCGATGTTTCCAAAGTGTTGGGTACAAATGCTCCTGCTAATAATCAGATGACTTCTCCACGAATTCAAAAGGAATTAGCAAATGCTTGTGCTTCAGAAGTCACACTTGCTATAGTCAAAGATATTAGGGATAGAGTTTTCACTATCTTGGTTGACGAGGCTCGAGATGTTTCATTGAAGGAACAAATGGGTGTTGTTTTAAGATACGTGAATAGTGAAGGATAT CATAATTTATCTCTATCCAGAGTGAGAGGTCAAGGATACGATGGAGCTTCAAATATGCGAGGTGAGTTCAATGGATTGAAATCTCTAATATTGCAAGAAAATCCTTATGCCATGTACATCCATTGTTTCTCTCACCAACTCCAATTGATAATTGTTGCTATTACTAAGGGTGTTAGAGTTACGAAGGATTCTTTTAACTATATCTCTATGATTGTGAATATGGTTGGGGCATCTTGTAAGAGAAAGGATCAACTTAGGAAGTTGCAACATGAAAGATTAGTTGCACAACTTAATGATGAAGAAGTGACTAGTGGAAGAGGTCAAAATCAAGAAAGTACTTTGGTAAGACCAGGAGACACTCGTTGGGGCTCACATTACTCTACATTGCTTCGTTTATGCTCTATGTTGCCTGTAGTTGAGAAAGAGTTGGAAATTGTTAGAGATGATGCCACTATCCTTGATAATAGAAGTACTACTTAA
- the LOC121771810 gene encoding uncharacterized protein LOC121771810 isoform X3 → MVATDSPEWLPPGFMVKTNYRSGNKVKISGKTNDSTRLPNGWTVEERRRKRGSTAGISYKIYTESSTGRKFYSKPSVTRYLDNIACTDIMTKQDKIDKVGEPLPDTSLQISPVRNTGSISLNKRKADSLIKIDNVDENVPKQSQQIQSMTNTDAGHEDSGKGNSVVKIDNVGEPFPEMSPQVVSMTNNDGIREKKRKISSFVTVAVEWSTDKDLPDGWIKEIRTSKSGDRIRKDPFYTDPVSGYMFRSKPDALRYLETNDIGSCACKPRKRELDDIKSIENINLSPTPAKLKTQPFLGEESNGGAESSGTKVSAELDTNTLEREQVNQENSIKSAEIGNKLEPENDVSKKDVRVMAVVADPSTNQQLRESGCRNKIGSRKPKKRRENSSTPTRTSKRLAGSEPEMKINLDLNEPSLRAGLRGSTAKVVDASPIAPLKASDISQSSSIEPPKEAVEQVVIGMETCQDANRPKEFEKPTPTEGSTIPAEQPGVTGTAGTNSFIDGQQSQVSQLCYDFGDSWTNPLEFALKTLTGELPLEDTVTFPSCFREPFDDTFKEADVWLKQSSFDAPVNFQSEFPSHSESSKKQNAVDPSPVSFSGLGFSSCGGFNFQPSTEAGKKDSQTKFNP, encoded by the exons ATGGTCGCTACGGACTCGCCTGAGTGGCTTCCTCCTGGCTTCATGGTCAAGACTAACTACAGGTCTGGGAACAAAGTTAAG ATATCAGGAAAAACAAATGATTCTACACGGTTGCCTAATGGATGGACAGtggaagaaagaagaagaaagagaggcTCAACAGCGGGAATATCTTACAAG ATATATACAGAATCGTCAActggaagaaaattttattccAAGCCATCTGTCACTCGATACTTGGATAACATAGCCTGTACTGACATCATGACTAAGCAAGATAAA ATTGACAAAGTGGGTGAGCCACTTCCAGACACATCTCTGCAGATATCACCTGTCAGAAATACTGGTAGCATTTCTTTAAATAAAAGGAAGGCCGACTCTCTTATAAAG ATTGATAATGTGGATGAGAATGTCCCAAAGCAGTCGCAACAGATCCAATCCATGACAAATACTGATGCCGGCCATGAAGATAGTGGGAAGGGAAACTCTGTTGTAAAG ATAGACAATGTGGGTGAACCATTTCCAGAGATGTCACCACAGGTCGTATCCATGACCAATAATGATGGCATTCgtgaaaagaaaaggaagatCAGTTCTTTTGTGACG GTAGCTGTTGAGTGGTCAACTGATAAGGACCTGCCTGATGGCTGGATAAAAGAAATCAGGACAAGCAAGTCTGGGGATAGGATAAGAAAAGATCCG TTTTACACAGATCCGGTCAGCGGTTACATGTTTCGTTCTAAACCAGATGCCTTGCGGTATCTGGAAACAAATGATATTGGTAGCTGCGCCTGCAAACCCCGGAAAAGGGAATTGGATGATATCAAATCAATTGAGAACATAAACCTT TCTCCAACTCCAGCTAAGCTCAAGACACAGCCTTTTCTTGGTGAAGAGTCAAATGGTG GCGCAGAAAGTTCGGGTACGAAGGTTTCAGCAGAATTAGACACCAACACTTTAGAACGTGAGCAAGTTAATCAAGAAAATTCTATCAAGAGTGCCGAAATAGGAAATAAGCTTGAACCGGAAAATGATGTCTCTAAAAAGGACGTTAGAGTTATGGCCGTTGTGGCTGATCCCTCAACCAATCAGCAGCTTCGAGAAAGTGGGTGTAGAAATAAGATTGGCTCAAGAAAACCCAAGAAAAGAAGGGAGAACAGCAGCACACCAACACGAACTTCGAAAAGGCTTGCAGGTTCTGAACCTGAGATGAAAATCAACTTGGATTTGAACGAACCCTCTCTAAGGGCTGGTCTGAGAGGATCAACTGCTAAGGTAGTTGATGCTTCTCCGATTGCTCCACTTAAGGCTTCAGATATTTCCCAGTCATCAAGTATCGAGCCACCCAAAGAGGCTGTAGAGCAAGTAGTTATAGGCATGGAAACTTGTCAAGATGCTAATCGGCCGAAAGAATTTGAAAAGCCTACGCCTACAGAGGGCTCAACTATTCCAGCAGAGCAGCCAGGTGTGACAGGGACAGCTGGTACGAATTCATTCATTGATGGTCAACAATCACAAGTTTCGCAGCTTTGCTACGATTTTGGGGACTCATGGACTAATCCGTTGGAATTCGCCTTGAAGACTCTCACTGGGGAGTTACCGCTTGAGGATACCGTGACATTTCCAAGTTGCTTCAGGGAGCCATTCGACGACACTTTCAAGGAGGCTGATGTGTGGTTGAAGCAATCAAGTTTTGATGCTCCCGTCAACTTCCAAAGCGAATTTCCATCCCATTCTGAATCATCGAAGAAACAAAATGCTGTTGATCCGTCGCCAGTGTCATTCTCTGGCCTGGGCTTCAGTTCTTGCGGTGGCTTCAACTTCCAGCCTAGCACAGAGGCCGGGAAGAAGGATTCGCAGACCAAATTTAACCCTTAG
- the LOC121771810 gene encoding uncharacterized protein LOC121771810 isoform X1, which yields MVATDSPEWLPPGFMVKTNYRSGNKVKISGKTNDSTRLPNGWTVEERRRKRGSTAGISYKIYTESSTGRKFYSMASVTRYLDNIAHSDITTEQNKYYLNVATSKKYNSKNEVIHCAEENNNILLVAPQTKNADDSGTSLVTKVDAISEKTNDYAWLPSGWTVEERGRKRGSTEGLSYKIYTESSTGRKFYSKPSVTRYLDNIACTDIMTKQDKIDKVGEPLPDTSLQISPVRNTGSISLNKRKADSLIKIDNVDENVPKQSQQIQSMTNTDAGHEDSGKGNSVVKIDNVGEPFPEMSPQVVSMTNNDGIREKKRKISSFVTVAVEWSTDKDLPDGWIKEIRTSKSGDRIRKDPFYTDPVSGYMFRSKPDALRYLETNDIGSCACKPRKRELDDIKSIENINLSPTPAKLKTQPFLGEESNGGAESSGTKVSAELDTNTLEREQVNQENSIKSAEIGNKLEPENDVSKKDVRVMAVVADPSTNQQLRESGCRNKIGSRKPKKRRENSSTPTRTSKRLAGSEPEMKINLDLNEPSLRAGLRGSTAKVVDASPIAPLKASDISQSSSIEPPKEAVEQVVIGMETCQDANRPKEFEKPTPTEGSTIPAEQPGVTGTAGTNSFIDGQQSQVSQLCYDFGDSWTNPLEFALKTLTGELPLEDTVTFPSCFREPFDDTFKEADVWLKQSSFDAPVNFQSEFPSHSESSKKQNAVDPSPVSFSGLGFSSCGGFNFQPSTEAGKKDSQTKFNP from the exons ATGGTCGCTACGGACTCGCCTGAGTGGCTTCCTCCTGGCTTCATGGTCAAGACTAACTACAGGTCTGGGAACAAAGTTAAG ATATCAGGAAAAACAAATGATTCTACACGGTTGCCTAATGGATGGACAGtggaagaaagaagaagaaagagaggcTCAACAGCGGGAATATCTTACAAG ATATATACCGAATCGTCAActggaagaaaattttattcGATGGCATCTGTCACTCGATACTTGGATAACATAGCCCATTCTGACATCACGACTGAGCAAAATAAA TACTATCTCAATGTTGCAACCAGTAAGAAATATAATTCCAAGAATGAGGTCATTCATTGTGCTGAAGAAAACAACAATATTCTGCTTGTTGCACCTCAAACGAAAAATGCTGATGACAGTGGGACCTCTTTAGTTACCAAAGTTGATGCG ATATCAGAAAAAACAAATGATTATGCATGGTTGCCAAGTGGATGGACAGTGGAAGAAAGAGGAAGAAAGCGCGGCTCAACAGAGGGATTATCTTACAAG ATATATACAGAATCGTCAActggaagaaaattttattccAAGCCATCTGTCACTCGATACTTGGATAACATAGCCTGTACTGACATCATGACTAAGCAAGATAAA ATTGACAAAGTGGGTGAGCCACTTCCAGACACATCTCTGCAGATATCACCTGTCAGAAATACTGGTAGCATTTCTTTAAATAAAAGGAAGGCCGACTCTCTTATAAAG ATTGATAATGTGGATGAGAATGTCCCAAAGCAGTCGCAACAGATCCAATCCATGACAAATACTGATGCCGGCCATGAAGATAGTGGGAAGGGAAACTCTGTTGTAAAG ATAGACAATGTGGGTGAACCATTTCCAGAGATGTCACCACAGGTCGTATCCATGACCAATAATGATGGCATTCgtgaaaagaaaaggaagatCAGTTCTTTTGTGACG GTAGCTGTTGAGTGGTCAACTGATAAGGACCTGCCTGATGGCTGGATAAAAGAAATCAGGACAAGCAAGTCTGGGGATAGGATAAGAAAAGATCCG TTTTACACAGATCCGGTCAGCGGTTACATGTTTCGTTCTAAACCAGATGCCTTGCGGTATCTGGAAACAAATGATATTGGTAGCTGCGCCTGCAAACCCCGGAAAAGGGAATTGGATGATATCAAATCAATTGAGAACATAAACCTT TCTCCAACTCCAGCTAAGCTCAAGACACAGCCTTTTCTTGGTGAAGAGTCAAATGGTG GCGCAGAAAGTTCGGGTACGAAGGTTTCAGCAGAATTAGACACCAACACTTTAGAACGTGAGCAAGTTAATCAAGAAAATTCTATCAAGAGTGCCGAAATAGGAAATAAGCTTGAACCGGAAAATGATGTCTCTAAAAAGGACGTTAGAGTTATGGCCGTTGTGGCTGATCCCTCAACCAATCAGCAGCTTCGAGAAAGTGGGTGTAGAAATAAGATTGGCTCAAGAAAACCCAAGAAAAGAAGGGAGAACAGCAGCACACCAACACGAACTTCGAAAAGGCTTGCAGGTTCTGAACCTGAGATGAAAATCAACTTGGATTTGAACGAACCCTCTCTAAGGGCTGGTCTGAGAGGATCAACTGCTAAGGTAGTTGATGCTTCTCCGATTGCTCCACTTAAGGCTTCAGATATTTCCCAGTCATCAAGTATCGAGCCACCCAAAGAGGCTGTAGAGCAAGTAGTTATAGGCATGGAAACTTGTCAAGATGCTAATCGGCCGAAAGAATTTGAAAAGCCTACGCCTACAGAGGGCTCAACTATTCCAGCAGAGCAGCCAGGTGTGACAGGGACAGCTGGTACGAATTCATTCATTGATGGTCAACAATCACAAGTTTCGCAGCTTTGCTACGATTTTGGGGACTCATGGACTAATCCGTTGGAATTCGCCTTGAAGACTCTCACTGGGGAGTTACCGCTTGAGGATACCGTGACATTTCCAAGTTGCTTCAGGGAGCCATTCGACGACACTTTCAAGGAGGCTGATGTGTGGTTGAAGCAATCAAGTTTTGATGCTCCCGTCAACTTCCAAAGCGAATTTCCATCCCATTCTGAATCATCGAAGAAACAAAATGCTGTTGATCCGTCGCCAGTGTCATTCTCTGGCCTGGGCTTCAGTTCTTGCGGTGGCTTCAACTTCCAGCCTAGCACAGAGGCCGGGAAGAAGGATTCGCAGACCAAATTTAACCCTTAG
- the LOC121771810 gene encoding uncharacterized protein LOC121771810 isoform X2 encodes MASVTRYLDNIAHSDITTEQNKYYLNVATSKKYNSKNEVIHCAEENNNILLVAPQTKNADDSGTSLVTKVDAISEKTNDYAWLPSGWTVEERGRKRGSTEGLSYKIYTESSTGRKFYSKPSVTRYLDNIACTDIMTKQDKIDKVGEPLPDTSLQISPVRNTGSISLNKRKADSLIKIDNVDENVPKQSQQIQSMTNTDAGHEDSGKGNSVVKIDNVGEPFPEMSPQVVSMTNNDGIREKKRKISSFVTVAVEWSTDKDLPDGWIKEIRTSKSGDRIRKDPFYTDPVSGYMFRSKPDALRYLETNDIGSCACKPRKRELDDIKSIENINLSPTPAKLKTQPFLGEESNGGAESSGTKVSAELDTNTLEREQVNQENSIKSAEIGNKLEPENDVSKKDVRVMAVVADPSTNQQLRESGCRNKIGSRKPKKRRENSSTPTRTSKRLAGSEPEMKINLDLNEPSLRAGLRGSTAKVVDASPIAPLKASDISQSSSIEPPKEAVEQVVIGMETCQDANRPKEFEKPTPTEGSTIPAEQPGVTGTAGTNSFIDGQQSQVSQLCYDFGDSWTNPLEFALKTLTGELPLEDTVTFPSCFREPFDDTFKEADVWLKQSSFDAPVNFQSEFPSHSESSKKQNAVDPSPVSFSGLGFSSCGGFNFQPSTEAGKKDSQTKFNP; translated from the exons ATGGCATCTGTCACTCGATACTTGGATAACATAGCCCATTCTGACATCACGACTGAGCAAAATAAA TACTATCTCAATGTTGCAACCAGTAAGAAATATAATTCCAAGAATGAGGTCATTCATTGTGCTGAAGAAAACAACAATATTCTGCTTGTTGCACCTCAAACGAAAAATGCTGATGACAGTGGGACCTCTTTAGTTACCAAAGTTGATGCG ATATCAGAAAAAACAAATGATTATGCATGGTTGCCAAGTGGATGGACAGTGGAAGAAAGAGGAAGAAAGCGCGGCTCAACAGAGGGATTATCTTACAAG ATATATACAGAATCGTCAActggaagaaaattttattccAAGCCATCTGTCACTCGATACTTGGATAACATAGCCTGTACTGACATCATGACTAAGCAAGATAAA ATTGACAAAGTGGGTGAGCCACTTCCAGACACATCTCTGCAGATATCACCTGTCAGAAATACTGGTAGCATTTCTTTAAATAAAAGGAAGGCCGACTCTCTTATAAAG ATTGATAATGTGGATGAGAATGTCCCAAAGCAGTCGCAACAGATCCAATCCATGACAAATACTGATGCCGGCCATGAAGATAGTGGGAAGGGAAACTCTGTTGTAAAG ATAGACAATGTGGGTGAACCATTTCCAGAGATGTCACCACAGGTCGTATCCATGACCAATAATGATGGCATTCgtgaaaagaaaaggaagatCAGTTCTTTTGTGACG GTAGCTGTTGAGTGGTCAACTGATAAGGACCTGCCTGATGGCTGGATAAAAGAAATCAGGACAAGCAAGTCTGGGGATAGGATAAGAAAAGATCCG TTTTACACAGATCCGGTCAGCGGTTACATGTTTCGTTCTAAACCAGATGCCTTGCGGTATCTGGAAACAAATGATATTGGTAGCTGCGCCTGCAAACCCCGGAAAAGGGAATTGGATGATATCAAATCAATTGAGAACATAAACCTT TCTCCAACTCCAGCTAAGCTCAAGACACAGCCTTTTCTTGGTGAAGAGTCAAATGGTG GCGCAGAAAGTTCGGGTACGAAGGTTTCAGCAGAATTAGACACCAACACTTTAGAACGTGAGCAAGTTAATCAAGAAAATTCTATCAAGAGTGCCGAAATAGGAAATAAGCTTGAACCGGAAAATGATGTCTCTAAAAAGGACGTTAGAGTTATGGCCGTTGTGGCTGATCCCTCAACCAATCAGCAGCTTCGAGAAAGTGGGTGTAGAAATAAGATTGGCTCAAGAAAACCCAAGAAAAGAAGGGAGAACAGCAGCACACCAACACGAACTTCGAAAAGGCTTGCAGGTTCTGAACCTGAGATGAAAATCAACTTGGATTTGAACGAACCCTCTCTAAGGGCTGGTCTGAGAGGATCAACTGCTAAGGTAGTTGATGCTTCTCCGATTGCTCCACTTAAGGCTTCAGATATTTCCCAGTCATCAAGTATCGAGCCACCCAAAGAGGCTGTAGAGCAAGTAGTTATAGGCATGGAAACTTGTCAAGATGCTAATCGGCCGAAAGAATTTGAAAAGCCTACGCCTACAGAGGGCTCAACTATTCCAGCAGAGCAGCCAGGTGTGACAGGGACAGCTGGTACGAATTCATTCATTGATGGTCAACAATCACAAGTTTCGCAGCTTTGCTACGATTTTGGGGACTCATGGACTAATCCGTTGGAATTCGCCTTGAAGACTCTCACTGGGGAGTTACCGCTTGAGGATACCGTGACATTTCCAAGTTGCTTCAGGGAGCCATTCGACGACACTTTCAAGGAGGCTGATGTGTGGTTGAAGCAATCAAGTTTTGATGCTCCCGTCAACTTCCAAAGCGAATTTCCATCCCATTCTGAATCATCGAAGAAACAAAATGCTGTTGATCCGTCGCCAGTGTCATTCTCTGGCCTGGGCTTCAGTTCTTGCGGTGGCTTCAACTTCCAGCCTAGCACAGAGGCCGGGAAGAAGGATTCGCAGACCAAATTTAACCCTTAG
- the LOC121770228 gene encoding uncharacterized protein LOC121770228 — protein sequence MHTRSQGTPPFGLLCYQRRKGSGSSAGFEIQQDSPSPIRDNPLFENSDSDLEAESMADNNNNNAVPPPGGRFGDTLRSGVDFLGEFAYANDNVNIPPHYISLVNGGNLFHGRDDEDPMSHLNAFYELTNSYRPPNVDHHQIKRALFPFSLRDKARAWYDSIPGYNIATFQELKMLFLLEYNSPMKIEKLREEITTFRQKYDESFAEAWKRFTELLRKCPSHGLAPGHELLKFYKGLNNEGTGLVTAGSNGNLDDLTHEEVRALFQRLANNQRNWHNPRRAAEKGGDTFGATKDAERVSAIEAQLADISTQMSSMTKAVKSLQLNPQPQVVTVMKCGLCQGGHHTDQCSSLQGPPTEDVNYIGNNGQGFNQGNQYSNQQNWRPQQSNWNQSGPSNNSGNQWRTNTQPPGYEKKPSVEDQLGQILSFMTKSQKENESFKERTVEKFGQMEATLRNLETQIGQIATASHTRIPNAIPSDTVPNPKGFEQCKAVKLRSGKDLESPIMLDAQNGSNILHAGADKLFGSQTSHAGADEGIEWATTEAREGQQEKEESTMSDIHKKNPLSPAMDPKCPFNFPDFIPPPPFPVENKKKGRKIIQEKGLDWMMNIIRKVNVDVSLVDLFLHFPKFSKFFKDLIAKKEKIQDDGVVILSAFCSQFVKGKMPAKRRDPGSCVIPCEMGDKEFPKCLLDQGSGISLMALKTARSIGLEARIEPIDIDLQLADHSIVKPKGIIEDVLVKVDRFVLPVDFIVLEMEEDRDMPILFGRPFLATGDVVIETKTNTVMFRVDGENVVIKQEKAGKRLLEPG from the coding sequence ATGCACACGAGATCTCAGGGTACACCGCCTTTCGGAttactctgttatcaaagaaggaAAGGGTCAGGAAGTTCAGCCGGGTTTGAAATTCAACAGGATTCGCCGAGTCCAATCAGAGATAACCCATTGTTTGAGAATAGTGACAGTGATCTGGAAGCTGAGTCGATGGCCGACAATAATAACAACAACGCTGTCCCACCACCTGGAGGAAGGTTCGGTGACACTCTTAGGTCGGGAGTCGACTTTCTAGGAGAATTCGCCTACGCGAATGACAACGTGAACATTCCTCCTCATTACATTAGCTTGGTGAACGGGGGAAATCTCTTCCATGGGCGAGACGATGAGGATCCGATGAGCCACCTCAACGCGTTCTATGAATTGACGAACTCTTATCGACCCCCGAATGTGGACCATCATCAGATTAAGAGGGCCTTATTCCCTTTCTCACTGAGGGATAAAGCACGGGCGTGGTATGATTCTATTCCGGGATACAACATAGCCACATTCCAAGAGTTGAAGatgttgttcctcttggaatATAACTCTCcgatgaagattgagaagttgagagaggagatcactACCTTCCGACAGAAATATGATGAGTCTTTTGCGGAAGCGTGGAAGAGGTTCACTGAATTGCTTAGGAAATGCCCGAGCCATGGTCTTGCTCCAGGGCATGAGCTACTCAAATTCTACAAGGGACTCAACAATGAAGGCACGGGACTAGTTACTGCAGGCTCTAATGGAAACCTGGATGACTTAACGCATGAGGAGGTGAGAGCCTTATTCCAAAGGTTGGCTAACAATCAACGGAACTGGCACAACCCAAGGAGAGCAGCGGAGAAAGGAGGAGACACATTCGGTGCTACAAAGGATGCAGAGAGAGTATCTGCAATTGAAGCTCAATTGGCAGATATAAGCACCCAGATGTCTTCAATGACGAAAGCAGTGAAATCTCTTCAACTGAATCCTCAACCTCAAGTAGTGACTGTGATGAAGTGTGGACTGTGCCAAGGAGGGCATCATACTGATCAATGTTCTAGTCTTCAAGGACCACCAACGGAGGATGTGAACTACATTGGTAACAATGGCCAAGGGTTTAACCAAGGCAACCAATACAGCAATCAGCAGAATTGGAGGCCTCAGCAATCGAACTGGAATCAAAGTGGTCCTAGCAACAACTCGGGGAACCAATGGAGGACAAACACTCAACCCccgggttatgagaagaagccatcGGTAGAAGATCAATTGGGACAGATACTCTCTTTCATGACcaagagtcaaaaggagaatgaGAGCTTCAAAGAAAGGACGGTAGAGAAGTTTGGTCAGATGGAGGCTACATTGAGGAACCTCGAGACTCAAATTGGGCAGATTGCTACAGCATCTCACACAAGAATTCCTAATGCTATCCCGAGTGATACGGTGCCCAATCCTAAAGGTTTTGAACAGTGCAAGGCAGTTAAGTTAAGAAGTGGGAAGGATCTTGAGTCTCCAATCATGCTAGATGCACAAAATGGCTCGAACATCttgcacgcaggggcggacaaGTTGTTTGGCTCACAAacctcgcacgcaggggcggacgagggGATTGAGTGGGCTACTACCGAAGCTAGGGAAGGtcaacaagaaaaagaagagtcAACCATGAGTGATATCCACAAGAAGAATCCACTAAGTCCGGCAATGGACCCGAAGTGTCCATTTAATTTTCCAGATTTTATCCCGCCACCACCTTTCCCAGTCGAGAATAAGAAGAAGggtaggaaaataattcaagagaAAGGACTCGATTGGATGATGAACATTATCAGGAAAGTTAATGTAGATGTGTCCCTGGTGGATTTGTTCCTACACTTTCCTAAATTCTCCAAGTTTTTTAAGGATCTTATTGCGAAAAAGGAGAAGATACAAGACGATGGTGTGGTGATATTGAGCGCATTTTGCTCACAATTTGTGAAGGGAAAGATGCCGGCAAAGAGAAGAGACCCTGGAAGCTGTGTGATCCCATGTGAGATGGGAGATAAGGAGTTCCCAAAGTGCCTACTTGATCAAGGCTCGGGAATATCATTGATGGCTCTGAAAACCGCACGGTCAATCGGTCTAGAAGCGAGGATTGAACCAATCGACATTGACCTACAATTGGCGGATCATTCAATTGTGAAACCAAAAGGTATCATCGAGGATGTCTTGGTGAAGGTTGATAGATTTGTACTCCCGGTTGACTTCATTGTCCTAGAGATGGAAGAGGACAGGGATATGCCTATCCTATTTGGTAGGCCATTTTTAGCAACCGGTGATGTTGTGATAGAGACCAAGACAAATACGGTCATGTTTCGAGTAGATGGAGAGaatgtggtgatcaagcaagagAAGGCGGGGAAGCGCCTATTGGAGCCTGGATAG